From Ignavibacteriota bacterium, the proteins below share one genomic window:
- a CDS encoding GTPase, with amino-acid sequence MQQKRVLIMGAAGRDFHNFNTVYRKDRSTVVVAFTATQIPNIDGRKYPAALAGKLYPRGIPIYDEADLPKLISKLRVDEVVFSYSDVSFQYIMEKASLVMACGATFSMLGAEQTMIASKVPVVAVVAVRTGSGKSQTSRRVCQFLRSQGKRVVAIRHPMPYGDLVKQKVQRYASIEDLRRHKCTVEEMEEYEPHIVEGTIIYAGVDYEAILHQAEKEADVIVWDGGNNDTSFYKPDLTITVVDPHRPGHERSYYPGATNVRLADVIVVNKVDSATREGIETVLKNVREMNAHAVIVEAASPIAVDDPSVIKGKRVLVIEDGPTLTHGEMQYGAGVIAAKSFGAAELIDPRPYAVRSIAATFKKYPKTGMLLPAMGYGTAQMKDLEATIRQTPCDAVVIGTPIDLRRVITIEKPCTRVTYSLQETTRPDIPELLKPIVKKAGRKRGR; translated from the coding sequence ATGCAGCAGAAACGCGTGTTGATCATGGGCGCGGCCGGACGGGACTTCCACAACTTCAATACCGTCTATCGTAAGGACCGCAGCACCGTCGTGGTGGCATTCACCGCGACCCAGATCCCGAACATCGACGGCAGGAAATACCCCGCCGCACTTGCCGGCAAACTCTACCCCCGCGGCATCCCCATCTACGACGAAGCAGATCTCCCGAAGCTGATCTCAAAGCTCCGCGTCGACGAAGTAGTGTTCTCCTACTCCGATGTGTCGTTCCAGTACATCATGGAGAAGGCATCGCTGGTCATGGCCTGCGGCGCAACGTTTAGCATGCTCGGCGCGGAACAGACCATGATCGCTTCAAAGGTTCCTGTGGTCGCTGTCGTCGCCGTGCGGACCGGCTCGGGCAAGAGCCAGACATCGCGCCGCGTGTGTCAGTTCCTGCGGAGCCAGGGGAAACGCGTCGTCGCCATCCGTCACCCGATGCCGTACGGCGACCTCGTGAAACAGAAGGTCCAGCGCTATGCGTCGATCGAAGACCTGCGCCGGCACAAGTGCACGGTGGAGGAGATGGAGGAATATGAACCGCACATCGTCGAGGGGACGATCATCTACGCCGGCGTGGACTATGAAGCGATCCTGCATCAGGCGGAAAAGGAAGCCGATGTGATCGTGTGGGATGGCGGGAATAACGATACATCGTTCTACAAACCCGATCTGACCATCACGGTCGTGGATCCCCACCGGCCCGGCCATGAACGGTCGTATTACCCCGGTGCCACGAACGTGCGACTCGCCGATGTGATCGTGGTGAACAAGGTCGATTCCGCCACGCGTGAGGGGATCGAGACCGTCCTGAAGAACGTGCGCGAGATGAACGCTCATGCGGTGATCGTCGAGGCCGCATCCCCGATCGCCGTGGACGATCCGTCGGTGATCAAGGGGAAGAGGGTCCTTGTCATCGAGGATGGTCCGACGCTCACGCACGGCGAGATGCAGTACGGTGCCGGGGTGATCGCGGCGAAGTCGTTCGGGGCGGCGGAGCTCATCGATCCGCGCCCGTATGCTGTGCGGTCCATCGCGGCGACCTTCAAGAAGTATCCGAAGACCGGGATGCTCCTCCCGGCAATGGGGTACGGGACCGCCCAGATGAAGGACCTGGAGGCAACGATCCGCCAGACGCCGTGCGATGCGGTGGTCATCGGCACGCCTATCGACCTCCGGCGCGTCATCACCATCGAAAAGCCCTGCACCCGGGTCACCTATTCGCTTCAGGAGACCACACGTCCGGATATCCCCGAACTGCTGAAGCCGATCGTGAAAAAGGCGGGGCGGAAACGGGGCAGGTAA